Within the Syngnathus scovelli strain Florida chromosome 6, RoL_Ssco_1.2, whole genome shotgun sequence genome, the region CAGCGTGTGACGTCGTTCCCTTCCCCCACTCCGCCCTACTATTGCTCCCCCCCCTTACCTCCTTTTCACAAtcacccctcccccacccacttctttttttttttttttgacgtgtTAAATCCTTTCAAAATAAGGggagcaaaacaaaatataacGGAATAGCCTCAACAAATAACAGTAACATTTCCCGTAACAGTAAATGTTTAAATAACAGGATGGAATCAACCTGATTATGCTCAAATACAGAAATATTAAAAAGCCTTAACGACTCATATAAATAACAATAATTTATAAAATACAAGAAACTAATTGCCGCTTTAAAATGtgttgtttaaaatgtttacatttaTTAAATAGAAATTGTTCCCCAGATTAACCAGgcaaaaatcaaattaaaaagacCAATCATGACTCATAATATAGTAAACATCATGAAATATGGATTTATATCAAGTAAAGAGCGACCATCTTCAAAATAAAGCCAAAATAGCTCCAATTAAATAtcccaaacatgtttttttaacaACTAAAATGGCCGAATGAAATCATCACAACACAATCCAGCCTGGTAAACTATCTTTGTAACTGAacattgaagaagaaaaagaccatGCGCAAAAAGTTTTACGTGGGCTATAATAATAAAGACACATCTAATTGAATTCAACTACTTAACCAGCAAACAATAGGCATTGCAGTGATTTGTAAAAATGTACCTTCAGCGGATCCTCTTCCTGGGGGTTTGCTCCATGGGAATGGGAGACTTGGCGTGATGGCTCATCTCCACACACTTTCTCTCCGCGGCCCTTCTTCGCTTCACGAAGAAATCTAAACGCAACAAGGCAGAAAATTGGCGTTGACGCTCTTTTGCACGGAATCTTCCATCGTGGATGCTGGGCGACTCAACCTACCTGTGATGTGCGTGTTGTTATCCGCGGGGGCCGTCGGCCTCTTCCGTCCGCCACAAGGGGCCATTCGGTGGGCCAGCCTCCGGGAGTTGAGCTTGTCCGCGCGGTTCTCCTGGTTGAGCTCCACCGACGCGCCGTCGCTACCCTCGGGCGCGGCCAGACGTTCCAGTGCGTCCGGGTGCAGCTTGACGGGCGTAGCGGGCACGTCGAGCTGCACTGACGAGCTTTGATAGAACGCCGGGGCGCTATCCGAAGAGACCTCCACCCACTCGTAGTCTCCATCCAGTGGGGTGTTGGCCTCAAAATTAAAGTTCCACCGCTGCCGGTCGCGCTCGGAAATCTCCCGCAGTTTGACGCTCATCTCCCGGCTTAGCTCGTCGTGGTCCACCGGTCCGAAGAGGTTCCGACATACGCCGGTGCGCTTGTGGAAGGGGAAGGTCCTCCTGGCCACCAGCCTCTCCATGGCGATGCTCGATAACTGGGCGTGAGACATGTCCCCCATAGGACAGGGAAAAAAACGGACTGATttgggaaaaaacaacaacaacaaagtaatGAGTGCGTCTTCCTCGTGTGCGTGTCCCACGCTGCGCAGTTACGTTTAAATGTACCGTACTAGTAAAAGTCAGAGTATATAACCTCCAGTCAAGCCGTCAGTCAGCAGACACCTCGGACGACTTCGTGATTGGCTGCGACAAGTCCAACCCCCACTCcctccaaaacacacacacgcgcgcgcacacacacacgtacacacaaccCCCACTCCAAGTTGGCCGCGTCTTTACGCGCTGCTTCCACGCAGTGTTTCACAATCTTCACCGAACCGAGGCGCAccattgacttaaaaaaaaaaaaaaaaatcgcataAGTCACAGAAAGCGAACACATTGGTTGTTAGTGGAAGCGCGTTAAGATGTTTTACTTGTCACTAGTTACTGGCACAACTATAGTTCACCAAATATATGTTATTAGGTTAGTAAATTCCGGGAATTTGCAGCTTGGAAACTTTCCGTGGAAATTGACAGGAATAAACCAGAAATAGAACGCTGTAGGTCGGAACTTAAATGAAGCTAGTGGTGACAACACATTATAGCATAAATAACCAAAAGACATTTTTACAGTCAATAATTCTCTTTGGGACCAATTAGTAAGTGAAATTGGATCCGAGACACGATTGATGAGTTTACGAAGCTGCTCTCACTATACATATTATAAAAATAGACACTTGTACATGGGTTAAAAAAATAGTACAGATCAAATTTATTTAACTACTGGCACTGtaaccaagattttttttgtgctttattACTTTACACCACTGCTGACAGAGTGCCACAACTTCATTTTCTAGTTACGATTTACTCTTACAGAACCTCCTGGCTTTATCACTCCTGCAACACCAGACCTCCATTTTttggtctttttgttttttgtctttacGCACAAGAAGCAACGTAATCAACACAATGCATACAGTAGTGCGCAGTTCTGTTTTTACTGCGGCTTCTCGTCACACCTTCCACCTGC harbors:
- the cdkn1cb gene encoding cyclin-dependent kinase inhibitor 1B — its product is MGDMSHAQLSSIAMERLVARRTFPFHKRTGVCRNLFGPVDHDELSREMSVKLREISERDRQRWNFNFEANTPLDGDYEWVEVSSDSAPAFYQSSSVQLDVPATPVKLHPDALERLAAPEGSDGASVELNQENRADKLNSRRLAHRMAPCGGRKRPTAPADNNTHITDFFVKRRRAAERKCVEMSHHAKSPIPMEQTPRKRIR